CCGCGTCCGGCGGGCTGCCGGGCGAGCTGATCGGCGGCTGGCGCGGCTCCGGCTCGGTCTCGATGGACGTCGAGTACGGCTTTTCCTGCATGGGTTACGAGCTGTCCGGCGCGTGGGGCGCGGCGATCGCGCACCCGGGCCTGGTCACGACCCTGCTGGGCGACGGCTCGTACCTGATGCTGAACTCCGAGCTGTTCTCGGCCGCCTTCGCGGGTCACCCGTTCGTCGCGGTCGTGTGCGACAACGACGGCTACGCGGTGATCGCGCGGCTGCAGGAAGGGCAGGGCGGGAAGCCGTTCAACAACTTCTACGCCGACTGCACGACTTCGCACGCTTCGCCGCCGCGGGTGGACTTCGCCCGGCACGCGGAATCGCTGGGCTGCCTGGTGTTCCCGGCGTCCGATGTGGACTCGCTGCGCACTGCTTACGCGGCGGCACGGGAGGCAGCCGTGGCCGAGCAGCGGCCGGCCGTGGTCGTCGTGAAGACGCAGCCGTCGGCGTGGACCGAGGCCGGCGCGTGGTGGGAGGTCGGCGTGCCGGAGCACCTCGCCGGCCACGACGAGTACGAACGGGCCAAGTCAGGACAGGTGCGCTACCTCCGCTCCTAGGTCTGCCGCAGCTGGTCGTGAGTGAGAAACAGTGTTCTAACCCTGTTTCTCACTCACGACTGCCGAGCGCGTGCGGACCCGCGGCGTCAGCGTGAACCCGCTCGGCTTGAGCGTCAGCGACTCGACGATCTTCAGCTCGTACGTCGGGTCGACGTCGAAGTCGTAGCGCTGCAGCACCATCCCCAGCGCCAGCACGGCTTCGTGCAGCGCGAACTGGCGGCCGATGCAGGCGCGCTCGCCCGTCCCGAACGGCTTGTACGCCTGCGCCGGCCGCTTCTTCACCGCGGCGGGCTCGAAGCGGTCCGGGTCGAACCGCTCGGGGTCCGGCCAGACCGCGGGATCGCGGTGCACCAGAGGAAGCGGCACGATCACCCAATCCCCCTTGCGCATCCGGTACTTCCCGCCGAGCACGACGTCTTCGCGTGCTTCGCGCGAGTAACCCGGCGCGGTCGGCCAGAGCCGCATCGCCTCGTCGAGGCAGCGACGCACGTAACGCAGCTTCGCGACGTCTCCGAAGGCGGGCTCGCGGTCACCCCACACCGCGTCGACCTCGGCGCGGGCCTTCGCCAGCAGCTCGGGGTGGCGCGTCAGGTAGTACAACGCGAACGACAGCGCGCCGGACGTCGTCTCGTGGCCGGCGACGACGAACGTGATGGCCTGGTTGCGGATGTTCACCGGGTCCAGGCGTTCCCCCGTCACCGGGTGGCCTTGGGTGAGCATCAGGCCGAGCAGGTCACGGCTCTCCTCGCCGTCCCTGCGCCGGGCTTCGACGACTTCGTCGACCAGGTTCGTCATGGTCGCGATGTCGGCCTGGTTCTGCTCGGCCGTCCCGGCGAACGCGCGCCGCACGAACGGCAGCTTGGCGTTCTGCAGCTGCGCGTACCGCAGCGCGCGGATCATCGCGGTGACGAACGGGTGCGGCTCGGCGCGTTCGAACGAGCCGAACCGGTAGCCGAACCCGGCCAGGCCGATCGTCTCCAGGGTCAGCCGCGTCATGTCGGCGGCGACGTCGACCGGCCCGCTCGCGGCGTCCCAGCGTGCGACCAGCTCGTGGGCGACCTCCAGCATGACCGGGTGGTAGCGGCGCATCGCCTCGGCGGAGAACGCCGGCTGCAGGATGTCGTGCGCGAGCCGCCAGTTCGGCTCGTGGGTGTGTGCGGTGAACAGGCCGTCGCCGGCGAGCGCGCGCAGGTTCTCGATGCCCATGCCGACGTGCTTGCCGAACTTCGTCTCGTCGTTCAGCTCGGTGACGAGGTCGACGCCGCCCACGAAGACGATCTCGAAGCCGAAGATCTTGCGCGTGAAGATCGGGCCCAGCCGCTTGCCGATGCGCAGCGTGTCCTGCAGCGGCGTGCGCGGGTTGGCGCCGATCAGGTCGCCGATCACCGGCAGGCGGCCCGGCCGGTGCGGAAGCGCGGTCGTGTCCACGGCGTACCCCTTATTGAACTGGCATTCAATAGGGTCACGATCCCCCGCTACTGAACCCGTGTCAAGTAAGGTCGGGGGATGCGGACGAGGCTGAGCACCGAACAGCGGCGCGAGCAGCTCCTCACGATCGGGGCCGGGCTGTTCGCGAAGCGGCCGTACGACGAGGTGTGGATCGAGGAGGTCGCCGAAATCGCGCAGGTCTCGCGCGGCCTGCTGTACCACTACTTCCCCACCAAGAAGGACTTCTTCGCGTCGATCGTCCGCGGGCAACGCGACCAGCTGCTGGCGATGAGCGAGCCCGACCCGGCGCTGCCCGTGGCGGAGCAGCTGCGGGCCGGGCTCGATGTCTACCTCGAGTTCGCGCGCACGCACCCCGACGGCTACCGGATCGTGCACCGCGCCACCGGCGGCGCCGACGGCGAGATCCGGGAGATCCGCGAGGCCGGGATGGCCGCGAACGCGGCACGCATCCTGGCCGCGGTGAGCCTGCTGACCCCGGTCACCGAGGTGACGCGGCTGGCCGTCCGCGGCTGGCTCGCGTTCGTCGCGACGATGATCCTCGAGTGGCTCGACCAGCCGACGGTCACCCAGGAGGAGCTGCGCGACCTGTGCGTCCGGACGCTGTTCGCGGCGGTCGGCGTCACCCCGTGACGGCCGGCGAGGCGGCGCCGTCCACCAGCTTCCGCGGCGCGCCGGAGCCGTCCGCCGGGACCGCCCAGACCGCGTTGTCCAGCCCGTAGAGGACCGTGTGGTCGTCCTGCCACAGGGCCTGGTCGTCGACGCTGCGCTGGTCCGCCAGTGCGGTTTCCTTCATCGTCTTCAGATCGAGGACCGACAGCCGCCAGACGCCCTCGCCCACCTTCTTCTTGAACGCGATCCGCGTCGCATCCGGCGAGAGCGACGGGCACTCGACGTTCTCGCGCAGGGTTTTCCCGCGGTAGCGCCGGTAGTCGGCCTCGACGAGGTACGTCTTGCCCTTGCTGCCGAGGGTCGCGTAGAAGCGGTTGCCGTCCGGGGCGAACGTGATGCCCCAGTAGTTGACGTCGGCGGCGAAGTACCGCTTGTCGCCGGCGAACACCGGGAGTTCCTCGATCGTCTTGACGAGCCGCCCGGTGTCGACCTCGTAGAGTCCCGCGCGCGTCGAAAAGCCGGTCTCCGCGTACGAGTCGCCGGTGACGAACAGCGTCCAGTAGACGCGTTTGCCGTCCGGGGACACCCGGGCGCGGCTCGGCGTGCCGGGCAGGGTTTCGGTGTGGCGGACGGCGAGGTGGTCGTCGAGGACGAGGACGTCGGTCACCGCGGGAAGCGTCCCCGGCTGCACGGCCAGGCACACCGCCGTCTGCTCCGCCACCGCGAACCGGTCGCACTTCAGGCCACTGAGCTGGGGTTTCTTCCCGGGTTCGGCGAGCGGCACGGCGCCGACGCGGCCGGTGGCGGTGTCGCGGAACAGCAGCTGGCCGGGGCTCAGCGTGAGCGGGGCGGCCGGTTCGGCGTCGGCGGGGTCGTGGCGGGAACTGACGGTGTAGGCGACGGCCGCGGCGATCAGGAGCGCCGTGCCGAGGAGGGCGAGGACGAGTTTCTTCACGGGCGCACCGGTTTCGCGAGAGCGGCGGCGAGGGCTACGGCGGCCAGGCAGACCGCGGCGACGAGCACCGCGGGCCGCAGGTCCCAGAGCGTCCAGGCCAGTCCGAAGAGGACGGACGAGAGCATGCGGGCCACGGCCTGCCCGGTCTGCACGACGGCCATCCCGGTGGCCCGGAGATCACGCGGGATGAGCGGGCCGGCGGCGGCCATGAGGACGCCGTCGGTGGCCGCGTAGAACACACCGTGCAGGCCGAGCGCGACCACGGCGAGCCAGATCCCGGCCTGCGGGCCGCAGAGCAGCACGAGCGCCAGGCACAGCGCGACGTGCCCGCCGAGGAACACCGGCCAGCGGCCGACGCGGTCGGCGAGCCTGCCGAGCGGCACGGCGAGCACCAGGTAGACCCCGGCGGTGCCCAGCGGCAGCAGGGGGAAGAACGTCGCCGCGATCTCCCAGCGCCGCTGGAGGACGAGGTAGACGAACGAGTCGCCGACCGTCACCAGGCCCAGCAGGGCCGCCCAGATCGTCACGCGCCGGAAGTCGCTCCGTTTCAGGAGGCCGAACGCGGCCCTCGCGGACACCGCGGCGCGGTCGACGCTGCCGGGGTGGTCACGGACGAACAGGGCCAGCAGCAGCACGGCGATCGCCGCGACGCAGAAGCTGGTGAAGAACACGCTCGGGTAGCTGCCCAGGCTCAGGGCGAGCACCGCCATCGCGACCAGAGGGCCGAGGAACGCGCCGACGGTGTCGAGCGCGCGGTGCACGCCGAACGACCGGCCGAGCGTGTCCGGAGTGCTGCTGAGGGAGATCAGGGCGTCGCGCGGGGCGGTGCGCACGCCCTTGCCGGTGCGGTCGGCGGCGAGGACGACGCCGATCGCCGCGACCGACGACCCGGCGGCGATCAGGCCGAGCTTGCACACCGCGGACAAGCCGTACCCGAACCCGGCGACGGCCTTGAGCCGCCGCCACCGGTCGGCGAGGTGCCCGCCGAGCACCCGCACGACCGCGGTGGCGCCCGCGTAGAGCCCGTCGAGCAGCCCGAACTGCAGCGGGTTCAGGCCGAGACCGAGCACCAGGTAGAGCGGGAGGACGGCGGTGACCATCTCCGAGGAGACGTCGGTGACCAGGCTGACCACGCCGAGCGCCACCACGTTGGCGGACACCCGTTTCAGCGCGGGCTTCCGGTCGGTGCCGGCCGCGAGGTCCGAGGTACGGCTTGCCGCGATGTACATGCCCGCTCCTACTGGTGGCAGGCGTAGGTCGGGCTGCTGTCGAGGACCTTGCCGTCGACGCCGATGAGCTGCGACTGGAACGAGGTGTCCGTCATCGACAGCTTGAGGACGCCGTAGGTCTTCAGCAGCTTGGCGGTCGTCGGGTGGGCGGGGCTCAGGTCGTAGAGGTTCGCGCCACCGGAGCCGCCGACGATCTCGACCGGGCCGTTGGCGTCGGCTTTGCCGTCGGCGTTCTGCGGGAAGAACCGCTCGTAGTCGTGGTCGTGGCCGTTGAGGACCAGGTCGACCTTGTTGGCGGTCATGATGTTCCACAGCTCGGTGCTGTCGGGGTTGTCGCCGTGGTCACCGGAGCTCCACCGCGGGTGGTGGTAGTACGCGGCGACGCAGCCCTTGGTGTTGGCGGCCAGGTCCTGCTTCAGCCAGGCCAGCTGCTCGCTCGGGCCGAAGTCGTGGGTGGCGAAGTCGTTGGAGTCCAGGGCGATGAAGTGCCAGTTGCCCATCTCCCAGCTGTAGTAGCGCTGGCCCTGCGGCTTCGCGATCGCGCCGAAGTAGTCGTCGTAGCCCTTGTACGGCGTGTCGTCGTAGGTTTCGTGGTTGCCCGGGATCGGGTGGGTCTTGCTCTTGAACTTGCCCCAGGTCGTGTCGTAATAGGACTTGAAGTCCGAGAGGTGGGCGTCGTCGTACTGGTTGTCGCCCATGGTGATCACGGCCGCGGGGTTCATGTTCTCGACGAGCTTCGCGGTCTTGGGGTGGACGCAGCTCGAACTGCTCGCGGTGCAGCGTTCGGCGATGTCGCCGGCCGCGGCGAGG
This genomic window from Amycolatopsis mongoliensis contains:
- a CDS encoding cytochrome P450; amino-acid sequence: MDTTALPHRPGRLPVIGDLIGANPRTPLQDTLRIGKRLGPIFTRKIFGFEIVFVGGVDLVTELNDETKFGKHVGMGIENLRALAGDGLFTAHTHEPNWRLAHDILQPAFSAEAMRRYHPVMLEVAHELVARWDAASGPVDVAADMTRLTLETIGLAGFGYRFGSFERAEPHPFVTAMIRALRYAQLQNAKLPFVRRAFAGTAEQNQADIATMTNLVDEVVEARRRDGEESRDLLGLMLTQGHPVTGERLDPVNIRNQAITFVVAGHETTSGALSFALYYLTRHPELLAKARAEVDAVWGDREPAFGDVAKLRYVRRCLDEAMRLWPTAPGYSREAREDVVLGGKYRMRKGDWVIVPLPLVHRDPAVWPDPERFDPDRFEPAAVKKRPAQAYKPFGTGERACIGRQFALHEAVLALGMVLQRYDFDVDPTYELKIVESLTLKPSGFTLTPRVRTRSAVVSEKQG
- a CDS encoding TetR/AcrR family transcriptional regulator; the encoded protein is MRTRLSTEQRREQLLTIGAGLFAKRPYDEVWIEEVAEIAQVSRGLLYHYFPTKKDFFASIVRGQRDQLLAMSEPDPALPVAEQLRAGLDVYLEFARTHPDGYRIVHRATGGADGEIREIREAGMAANAARILAAVSLLTPVTEVTRLAVRGWLAFVATMILEWLDQPTVTQEELRDLCVRTLFAAVGVTP
- a CDS encoding TolB-like translocation protein, with the translated sequence MKKLVLALLGTALLIAAAVAYTVSSRHDPADAEPAAPLTLSPGQLLFRDTATGRVGAVPLAEPGKKPQLSGLKCDRFAVAEQTAVCLAVQPGTLPAVTDVLVLDDHLAVRHTETLPGTPSRARVSPDGKRVYWTLFVTGDSYAETGFSTRAGLYEVDTGRLVKTIEELPVFAGDKRYFAADVNYWGITFAPDGNRFYATLGSKGKTYLVEADYRRYRGKTLRENVECPSLSPDATRIAFKKKVGEGVWRLSVLDLKTMKETALADQRSVDDQALWQDDHTVLYGLDNAVWAVPADGSGAPRKLVDGAASPAVTG
- a CDS encoding MFS transporter, producing MYIAASRTSDLAAGTDRKPALKRVSANVVALGVVSLVTDVSSEMVTAVLPLYLVLGLGLNPLQFGLLDGLYAGATAVVRVLGGHLADRWRRLKAVAGFGYGLSAVCKLGLIAAGSSVAAIGVVLAADRTGKGVRTAPRDALISLSSTPDTLGRSFGVHRALDTVGAFLGPLVAMAVLALSLGSYPSVFFTSFCVAAIAVLLLALFVRDHPGSVDRAAVSARAAFGLLKRSDFRRVTIWAALLGLVTVGDSFVYLVLQRRWEIAATFFPLLPLGTAGVYLVLAVPLGRLADRVGRWPVFLGGHVALCLALVLLCGPQAGIWLAVVALGLHGVFYAATDGVLMAAAGPLIPRDLRATGMAVVQTGQAVARMLSSVLFGLAWTLWDLRPAVLVAAVCLAAVALAAALAKPVRP
- a CDS encoding discoidin domain-containing protein, translating into MPSTRLRTFTRLTPVVAVIALLPSAIAAASPATQAADVLLSQGKPVATSTVESSTYAGAKAVDGSATTRWASVEGADPQWLRIDLGQSAAIHRVLLNWEAAYAKKYRIEVSDDGANFTAATSIDNGDGKTDDLTVNAHGRYVRFVGVTRATSYGYSFWEMQVFGSTDSSGDTQAPTTPAGLTAGTATATSAALTWSAATDNVGVAGYDILRNGTAVATSTTTSYTDTGLTPDTSYTYAVRARDAAGNTSPASAPITVKTAAGNGTGFVLAAAGDIAERCTASSSSCVHPKTAKLVENMNPAAVITMGDNQYDDAHLSDFKSYYDTTWGKFKSKTHPIPGNHETYDDTPYKGYDDYFGAIAKPQGQRYYSWEMGNWHFIALDSNDFATHDFGPSEQLAWLKQDLAANTKGCVAAYYHHPRWSSGDHGDNPDSTELWNIMTANKVDLVLNGHDHDYERFFPQNADGKADANGPVEIVGGSGGANLYDLSPAHPTTAKLLKTYGVLKLSMTDTSFQSQLIGVDGKVLDSSPTYACHQ